From the Erythrolamprus reginae isolate rEryReg1 chromosome Z, rEryReg1.hap1, whole genome shotgun sequence genome, one window contains:
- the MOGAT3 gene encoding 2-acylglycerol O-acyltransferase 3 isoform X1 gives MDLRKQLAALSVLQWVLTFLFFGLFFSLLLLYLLFTSFWSLSLLYFAWWILDVDTPTKGGRRSPWLRRWKIWELHRDYFPIKLVKTAELPSTRNYILGSHPHGIICAGAFSAFCTEACGFSRAFPGLTPSLALLAGLFHLPVYREYLMSSGMVPVSKRSLDFLLQGGPGHAVVIVVGGATESLDCNPGEQRLHLSGRRGFVRLALQHGAALVPVFSFGENDIFRQVRFPPGSFFRRLQLRFKQVAGFAPCLFVGRSFFSSRCWGLLPQPSPITVVVGKPILVPLRPYPKLEEVEHYHALYVQALQQLFEEHKGSCGLPSSQQLFIT, from the exons ATGGACCTTCGGAAGCAGCTGGCGGCCCTCAGCGTCCTGCAGTGGGTGCTGACCTTCCTCTTCTTCG GCCTCTTCTTCTCGCTGCTGCTCCTGTACCTGCTCTTCACCTCCTTCTGGTCCCTGAGCCTCCTCTACTTCGCCTGGTGGATCCTGGACGTGGACACCCCCACAAAAG GGGGCCGTCGCAGCCCGTGGCTCAGGCGCTGGAAGATCTGGGAGCTGCACAGAGACTATTTCCCCATCAAG ctaGTCAAGACGGCCGAACTGCCCTCCACCAGGAATTACATCCTGGGGTCCCACCCGCACGGCATCATCTGCGCGGGGGCCTTCTCTGCCTTCTGCACGGAGGCCTGCGGCTTCTCTCGGGCCTTCCCTGGTCTGACCCCCAGCCTGGCCCTCCTGGCCGGCCTCTTCCACCTGCCCGTCTATCGCGAGTACCTGATGAGCTCAG GGATGGTGCCGGTCAGCAAGAGGTCTCTGGACTTCCTGCTCCAAGGGGGACCCGGACACGCAGTGGTCATCGTGGTGGGCGGGGCCACAGAGTCCCTGGACTGCAACCCGGGTGAGCAGCGGCTGCACCTCTCGGGCAGGAGGGGCTTCGTGCGGTTGGCGCTGCAGCACGG GGCAGCTCTGGTCCCCGTCTTCTCCTTTGGGGAGAACGACATCTTCCGGCAAGTCCGGTTTCCCCCGGGTAGCTTCTTCCGCCGTCTGCAGCTTCGCTTCAAGCAGGTGGCCGGGTTCGCCCCCTGCCTCTTTGTGGGGCGCAGCTTCTTCTCCAGCCGCTGCTGGGGGCTCTTGCCCCAGCCCTCCCCCATCACGGTTGTAG TGGGGAAGCCGATCCTTGTTCCTTTGCGTCCGTACCCAAAATTGGAGGAGGTGGAACACTACCACGCCCTCTACGTCCAGGCCCTGCAGCAACTCTTTGAGGAGCACAAGGGCAGCTGTGGCCTCCCCTCCTCACAGCAGCTCTTCATCACCTAG
- the MOGAT3 gene encoding 2-acylglycerol O-acyltransferase 3 isoform X2, with protein MDLRKQLAALSVLQWVLTFLFFGLFFSLLLLYLLFTSFWSLSLLYFAWWILDVDTPTKGGRRSPWLRRWKIWELHRDYFPIKLVKTAELPSTRNYILGSHPHGIICAGAFSAFCTEACGFSRAFPGLTPSLALLAGLFHLPVYREYLMSSGMVPVSKRSLDFLLQGGPGHAVVIVVGGATESLDCNPALVPVFSFGENDIFRQVRFPPGSFFRRLQLRFKQVAGFAPCLFVGRSFFSSRCWGLLPQPSPITVVVGKPILVPLRPYPKLEEVEHYHALYVQALQQLFEEHKGSCGLPSSQQLFIT; from the exons ATGGACCTTCGGAAGCAGCTGGCGGCCCTCAGCGTCCTGCAGTGGGTGCTGACCTTCCTCTTCTTCG GCCTCTTCTTCTCGCTGCTGCTCCTGTACCTGCTCTTCACCTCCTTCTGGTCCCTGAGCCTCCTCTACTTCGCCTGGTGGATCCTGGACGTGGACACCCCCACAAAAG GGGGCCGTCGCAGCCCGTGGCTCAGGCGCTGGAAGATCTGGGAGCTGCACAGAGACTATTTCCCCATCAAG ctaGTCAAGACGGCCGAACTGCCCTCCACCAGGAATTACATCCTGGGGTCCCACCCGCACGGCATCATCTGCGCGGGGGCCTTCTCTGCCTTCTGCACGGAGGCCTGCGGCTTCTCTCGGGCCTTCCCTGGTCTGACCCCCAGCCTGGCCCTCCTGGCCGGCCTCTTCCACCTGCCCGTCTATCGCGAGTACCTGATGAGCTCAG GGATGGTGCCGGTCAGCAAGAGGTCTCTGGACTTCCTGCTCCAAGGGGGACCCGGACACGCAGTGGTCATCGTGGTGGGCGGGGCCACAGAGTCCCTGGACTGCAACCCGG CTCTGGTCCCCGTCTTCTCCTTTGGGGAGAACGACATCTTCCGGCAAGTCCGGTTTCCCCCGGGTAGCTTCTTCCGCCGTCTGCAGCTTCGCTTCAAGCAGGTGGCCGGGTTCGCCCCCTGCCTCTTTGTGGGGCGCAGCTTCTTCTCCAGCCGCTGCTGGGGGCTCTTGCCCCAGCCCTCCCCCATCACGGTTGTAG TGGGGAAGCCGATCCTTGTTCCTTTGCGTCCGTACCCAAAATTGGAGGAGGTGGAACACTACCACGCCCTCTACGTCCAGGCCCTGCAGCAACTCTTTGAGGAGCACAAGGGCAGCTGTGGCCTCCCCTCCTCACAGCAGCTCTTCATCACCTAG